From Tripterygium wilfordii isolate XIE 37 chromosome 13, ASM1340144v1, whole genome shotgun sequence, the proteins below share one genomic window:
- the LOC120013029 gene encoding protein ACCUMULATION AND REPLICATION OF CHLOROPLASTS 3 isoform X4, which yields MFNYSNSFLEKILLQGVWMPHCFYCHLQRLLSLFVASAGYGSDDITAIDILKAIGSANGFVVAIVLKPFSFEGQRRKDEVKVLLGKLKEHANFCIDIVTDMLLQKDFVTLDEALKTANNAVLLAINAISVLISEMHKKVVDGVHDNKKELSSMEVVKILERYKEAKIGFGAGNNMKASILQALYDCPFIGVGVKDINGIVICIVASSSLSNNSDVQALANSFRQTAEFEREIIISGVHEPNLEPGLLVTTIIALGCVEQQASQESNILFRLAQYFPFVFNLLRRHRSGSDDTEESNLFEKSRVPNVINLPESGSMRGKIALENVPADFDKYSEGPKTVMNSNYDDSCCSRDDDSWYDQGEAGIKSSSLNIHVSEGTPSFQRETLNCWDLGPGDQMAQEWAKERAASSSAVTVHDNLCPFHLPVGVRPENELKSGLSISTSMEVLEPRSEDVAEEDSLVSSSMSPLGSFTDAGFEAVRDFCNNASILVKGRQNSVPEKQGILSIRAASMLEAERESPKKWNPVMEIQYRGGVYKGRCQGGLPEGKGRLVLGDGSIYDGMWRYGKRSGPGTFYFSNGDVFQGSWRDDVMHGKGWFYFHTGDRWFANFWKGNANGESRFYSKSGNVLFGHFQKGWRHGQFLCINVDGTRTLEIWDEGVLVGREQLDSNASAG from the exons ATGTTCAATTACAGCAACAGTTTCTTGGAGAAG ATCTTGCTCCAAGGAGTGTGGATGCCTCATTGTTTCTACTGTCACCTTCAAAGACTGTTATCCTTGTTT GTGGCTAGTGCAGGATATGGTTCAGACGATATAACGGCAATTGATATTCTTAAAGCAATAGGATCTGCAAATGGATTTGTTGTTGCTATTGTTCTGAAACCCTTCAGCTTTGAAGGACAAAGGCGCAAAGATGAG GTCAAAGTTTTGCTAGGAAAGCTTAAGGAGCATGCTAATTTCTGTATTG ATATTGTCACTGATATGCTACTGCAAAAGGACTTTGTCACTCTGGATGAGGCTCTGAAGACTGCAAATAATGCTGTGTTGCTGGCCATAAATGCCATTTCTGTTCTAATATCT gAGATGCACAAAAAAGTTGTTGACGGAGTGCATGATAACAAGAAAGAACTCAGCTCTATGGAAGTTGTAAAA ATTCTGGAGAGGTATAAAGAAGCGAAAATTGGGTTTGGAGCTGGTAACAACATGAAAGCTTCAATTTTACAGGCTTTGTATGACTGCCCCTTCATTGGTGTGGGTGTAAAG GACATAAATGGCATTGTTATTTGCATTGTTGCAAGTTCAAGTCTAAGCAATAATAGTGATGTACAAGCCTTAGCGAATTCTTTTCGTCAAACTGCTGAATTTGAAAGGGAAATAATTATCTCAGGAGTCCATGAGCCTAACCTGGAGCCTGGTTTGCTTGTTACAACTATCATTGCACTCgg ATGTGTTGAACAACAGGCTTCGCAGGAAAGTAACATATTGTTCAGATTGGCCCAATATTTCCCTTTCGTTTTTAATCTTTTGAGGAGACACCGTTCAGGGTCGGATGACACTGAAGAGAGCAATTTATTTGAAAAGTCACGCGTTCCTAATGTTATAAATTTACCTGAATCTGGTTCTATGAGAGGTAAAATTGCTTTGGAGAATGTGCCTGCAGATTTTGATAAGTACTCTGAAGGACCCAAGACAGTAATGAACAGCAACTATGATGATAGTTGTTGTTCAAG GGATGATGATAGTTGGTATGATCAAGGAGAGGCTGGGATTAAGTCCTCTAGTTTGAACATACATGTTTCTGAAG GAACTCCTTCCTTCCAAAGGGAGACGCTTAATTGTTGGGACTTGGGGCCAGGAGATCAGATGGCACAAGAGTGGGCGAAAGAAAGGGCTGCTAGCTCAAGCGCTGTTACAGTGCACGATAATCTTTGCCCTTTTCATCTTCCTGTTGGTGTAAGACCAGAAAATGAGTTGAAAAGTGGCCTTAGTATCTCAACTTCTATGGAGGTTTTGGAGCCAAGAAGTGAGGATGTAGCCGAAGAGGACTCACTCGTAAGTTCAAGTATGTCTCCGTTGGGTTCGTTTACTGACGCAGGTTTTGAAGCTGTGAGGGATTTTTGCAATAATGCATCTATACTGGTAAAAGGTAGACAGAACAGTGTTCCGGAGAAGCAGGGTATACTCTCTATTCGTGCTGCATCTATGCTG GAAGCTGAAAGGGAATCACCAAAAAAGTGGAATCCTGTTATGGAGATACAATACAGAGGAGGAGTGTACAAGGGCCGATGCCAAGGAGGTCTTCCTGAAGGAAAG GGTCGTCTAGTCCTTGGGGATGGAAGCATATATGACGGTATGTGGCGCTATGGTAAGAGATCTGGTCCTGGTACATTCTACTTCAGTAATGGGGATGTGTTCCAGGGATCATGGAGGGATGACGTGATGCATGGCAAG GGTTGGTTTTATTTTCATACTGGTGATCGATGGTTTGCAAACTTCTGGAAGGGAAATGCCAATGGCGAAAGCCGCTTCTATTCAAAATCTGGCAATGTTCTTTTCGGCCATTTCCAGAAGGGATGGCGACATGGCCAATTTCTTTGTATCAATGTTGATGGCACAAG GACTCTTGAGATCTGGGATGAAGGTGTTCTTGTAGGTCGTGAGCAATTGGATAGCAATGCCAGTGCTGGGTGA
- the LOC120013029 gene encoding protein ACCUMULATION AND REPLICATION OF CHLOROPLASTS 3 isoform X3 gives MSLLFCFTFKMHSLMELPVFTSLHFVSRASLCHYPSKCGFYSHRFGRARFSYGNSKRCFRISMSTDGDCSEDDYGNSRGDRRAEPLFVDVIAIGSRKDAVLDFCVDSPFRSSQSLRFWSIVSKDSKNVQLQQQFLGEDLAPRSVDASLFLLSPSKTVILVASAGYGSDDITAIDILKAIGSANGFVVAIVLKPFSFEGQRRKDEVKVLLGKLKEHANFCIDIVTDMLLQKDFVTLDEALKTANNAVLLAINAISVLISEMHKKVVDGVHDNKKELSSMEVVKILERYKEAKIGFGAGNNMKASILQALYDCPFIGVGVKDINGIVICIVASSSLSNNSDVQALANSFRQTAEFEREIIISGVHEPNLEPGLLVTTIIALGCVEQQASQESNILFRLAQYFPFVFNLLRRHRSGSDDTEESNLFEKSRVPNVINLPESGSMRGKIALENVPADFDKYSEGPKTVMNSNYDDSCCSRDDDSWYDQGEAGIKSSSLNIHVSEGTPSFQRETLNCWDLGPGDQMAQEWAKERAASSSAVTVHDNLCPFHLPVGVRPENELKSGLSISTSMEVLEPRSEDVAEEDSLVSSSMSPLGSFTDAGFEAVRDFCNNASILVKGRQNSVPEKQGILSIRAASMLEAERESPKKWNPVMEIQYRGGVYKGRCQGGLPEGKSLGMEAYMTVCGAMVRDLVLVHSTSVMGMCSRDHGGMT, from the exons ATGTCTCTGCTTTTCTGCTTCACATTCAAAATGCACAGTTTAATGGAGCTTCCCGTTTTCACCAGTCTCCATTTTGTTTCTCGTGCATCTTTGTGCCACTACCCCTCCAAGTGCGGGTTCTATAGTCACCGTTTTGGTCGCGCGAGATTCAGTTATGGCAATTCCAAGAGGTGTTTCCGAATTTCGATGAGTACGGACGGAGATTGTTCCGAGGACGACTACGGAAATAGTAGAGGAGATCGTAGGGCGGAACCTCTTTTCGTAGACGTGATTGCCATTGGCAGCAGGAAGGACGCGGTGCTCGACTTCTGTGTGGACTCCCCTTTTCGGTCGTCGCAGTCGTTACGATTTTG GAGTATCGTTTCTAAAGATTCAAAAAATGTTCAATTACAGCAACAGTTTCTTGGAGAAG ATCTTGCTCCAAGGAGTGTGGATGCCTCATTGTTTCTACTGTCACCTTCAAAGACTGTTATCCTT GTGGCTAGTGCAGGATATGGTTCAGACGATATAACGGCAATTGATATTCTTAAAGCAATAGGATCTGCAAATGGATTTGTTGTTGCTATTGTTCTGAAACCCTTCAGCTTTGAAGGACAAAGGCGCAAAGATGAG GTCAAAGTTTTGCTAGGAAAGCTTAAGGAGCATGCTAATTTCTGTATTG ATATTGTCACTGATATGCTACTGCAAAAGGACTTTGTCACTCTGGATGAGGCTCTGAAGACTGCAAATAATGCTGTGTTGCTGGCCATAAATGCCATTTCTGTTCTAATATCT gAGATGCACAAAAAAGTTGTTGACGGAGTGCATGATAACAAGAAAGAACTCAGCTCTATGGAAGTTGTAAAA ATTCTGGAGAGGTATAAAGAAGCGAAAATTGGGTTTGGAGCTGGTAACAACATGAAAGCTTCAATTTTACAGGCTTTGTATGACTGCCCCTTCATTGGTGTGGGTGTAAAG GACATAAATGGCATTGTTATTTGCATTGTTGCAAGTTCAAGTCTAAGCAATAATAGTGATGTACAAGCCTTAGCGAATTCTTTTCGTCAAACTGCTGAATTTGAAAGGGAAATAATTATCTCAGGAGTCCATGAGCCTAACCTGGAGCCTGGTTTGCTTGTTACAACTATCATTGCACTCgg ATGTGTTGAACAACAGGCTTCGCAGGAAAGTAACATATTGTTCAGATTGGCCCAATATTTCCCTTTCGTTTTTAATCTTTTGAGGAGACACCGTTCAGGGTCGGATGACACTGAAGAGAGCAATTTATTTGAAAAGTCACGCGTTCCTAATGTTATAAATTTACCTGAATCTGGTTCTATGAGAGGTAAAATTGCTTTGGAGAATGTGCCTGCAGATTTTGATAAGTACTCTGAAGGACCCAAGACAGTAATGAACAGCAACTATGATGATAGTTGTTGTTCAAG GGATGATGATAGTTGGTATGATCAAGGAGAGGCTGGGATTAAGTCCTCTAGTTTGAACATACATGTTTCTGAAG GAACTCCTTCCTTCCAAAGGGAGACGCTTAATTGTTGGGACTTGGGGCCAGGAGATCAGATGGCACAAGAGTGGGCGAAAGAAAGGGCTGCTAGCTCAAGCGCTGTTACAGTGCACGATAATCTTTGCCCTTTTCATCTTCCTGTTGGTGTAAGACCAGAAAATGAGTTGAAAAGTGGCCTTAGTATCTCAACTTCTATGGAGGTTTTGGAGCCAAGAAGTGAGGATGTAGCCGAAGAGGACTCACTCGTAAGTTCAAGTATGTCTCCGTTGGGTTCGTTTACTGACGCAGGTTTTGAAGCTGTGAGGGATTTTTGCAATAATGCATCTATACTGGTAAAAGGTAGACAGAACAGTGTTCCGGAGAAGCAGGGTATACTCTCTATTCGTGCTGCATCTATGCTG GAAGCTGAAAGGGAATCACCAAAAAAGTGGAATCCTGTTATGGAGATACAATACAGAGGAGGAGTGTACAAGGGCCGATGCCAAGGAGGTCTTCCTGAAGGAAAG TCCTTGGGGATGGAAGCATATATGACGGTATGTGGCGCTATGGTAAGAGATCTGGTCCTGGTACATTCTACTTCAGTAATGGGGATGTGTTCCAGGGATCATGGAGGGATGACGTGA
- the LOC120013029 gene encoding protein ACCUMULATION AND REPLICATION OF CHLOROPLASTS 3 isoform X1 translates to MSLLFCFTFKMHSLMELPVFTSLHFVSRASLCHYPSKCGFYSHRFGRARFSYGNSKRCFRISMSTDGDCSEDDYGNSRGDRRAEPLFVDVIAIGSRKDAVLDFCVDSPFRSSQSLRFWSIVSKDSKNVQLQQQFLGEDLAPRSVDASLFLLSPSKTVILVASAGYGSDDITAIDILKAIGSANGFVVAIVLKPFSFEGQRRKDEVKVLLGKLKEHANFCIDIVTDMLLQKDFVTLDEALKTANNAVLLAINAISVLISEMHKKVVDGVHDNKKELSSMEVVKILERYKEAKIGFGAGNNMKASILQALYDCPFIGVGVKDINGIVICIVASSSLSNNSDVQALANSFRQTAEFEREIIISGVHEPNLEPGLLVTTIIALGCVEQQASQESNILFRLAQYFPFVFNLLRRHRSGSDDTEESNLFEKSRVPNVINLPESGSMRGKIALENVPADFDKYSEGPKTVMNSNYDDSCCSRDDDSWYDQGEAGIKSSSLNIHVSEGTPSFQRETLNCWDLGPGDQMAQEWAKERAASSSAVTVHDNLCPFHLPVGVRPENELKSGLSISTSMEVLEPRSEDVAEEDSLVSSSMSPLGSFTDAGFEAVRDFCNNASILVKGRQNSVPEKQGILSIRAASMLEAERESPKKWNPVMEIQYRGGVYKGRCQGGLPEGKGRLVLGDGSIYDGMWRYGKRSGPGTFYFSNGDVFQGSWRDDVMHGKGWFYFHTGDRWFANFWKGNANGESRFYSKSGNVLFGHFQKGWRHGQFLCINVDGTRTLEIWDEGVLVGREQLDSNASAG, encoded by the exons ATGTCTCTGCTTTTCTGCTTCACATTCAAAATGCACAGTTTAATGGAGCTTCCCGTTTTCACCAGTCTCCATTTTGTTTCTCGTGCATCTTTGTGCCACTACCCCTCCAAGTGCGGGTTCTATAGTCACCGTTTTGGTCGCGCGAGATTCAGTTATGGCAATTCCAAGAGGTGTTTCCGAATTTCGATGAGTACGGACGGAGATTGTTCCGAGGACGACTACGGAAATAGTAGAGGAGATCGTAGGGCGGAACCTCTTTTCGTAGACGTGATTGCCATTGGCAGCAGGAAGGACGCGGTGCTCGACTTCTGTGTGGACTCCCCTTTTCGGTCGTCGCAGTCGTTACGATTTTG GAGTATCGTTTCTAAAGATTCAAAAAATGTTCAATTACAGCAACAGTTTCTTGGAGAAG ATCTTGCTCCAAGGAGTGTGGATGCCTCATTGTTTCTACTGTCACCTTCAAAGACTGTTATCCTT GTGGCTAGTGCAGGATATGGTTCAGACGATATAACGGCAATTGATATTCTTAAAGCAATAGGATCTGCAAATGGATTTGTTGTTGCTATTGTTCTGAAACCCTTCAGCTTTGAAGGACAAAGGCGCAAAGATGAG GTCAAAGTTTTGCTAGGAAAGCTTAAGGAGCATGCTAATTTCTGTATTG ATATTGTCACTGATATGCTACTGCAAAAGGACTTTGTCACTCTGGATGAGGCTCTGAAGACTGCAAATAATGCTGTGTTGCTGGCCATAAATGCCATTTCTGTTCTAATATCT gAGATGCACAAAAAAGTTGTTGACGGAGTGCATGATAACAAGAAAGAACTCAGCTCTATGGAAGTTGTAAAA ATTCTGGAGAGGTATAAAGAAGCGAAAATTGGGTTTGGAGCTGGTAACAACATGAAAGCTTCAATTTTACAGGCTTTGTATGACTGCCCCTTCATTGGTGTGGGTGTAAAG GACATAAATGGCATTGTTATTTGCATTGTTGCAAGTTCAAGTCTAAGCAATAATAGTGATGTACAAGCCTTAGCGAATTCTTTTCGTCAAACTGCTGAATTTGAAAGGGAAATAATTATCTCAGGAGTCCATGAGCCTAACCTGGAGCCTGGTTTGCTTGTTACAACTATCATTGCACTCgg ATGTGTTGAACAACAGGCTTCGCAGGAAAGTAACATATTGTTCAGATTGGCCCAATATTTCCCTTTCGTTTTTAATCTTTTGAGGAGACACCGTTCAGGGTCGGATGACACTGAAGAGAGCAATTTATTTGAAAAGTCACGCGTTCCTAATGTTATAAATTTACCTGAATCTGGTTCTATGAGAGGTAAAATTGCTTTGGAGAATGTGCCTGCAGATTTTGATAAGTACTCTGAAGGACCCAAGACAGTAATGAACAGCAACTATGATGATAGTTGTTGTTCAAG GGATGATGATAGTTGGTATGATCAAGGAGAGGCTGGGATTAAGTCCTCTAGTTTGAACATACATGTTTCTGAAG GAACTCCTTCCTTCCAAAGGGAGACGCTTAATTGTTGGGACTTGGGGCCAGGAGATCAGATGGCACAAGAGTGGGCGAAAGAAAGGGCTGCTAGCTCAAGCGCTGTTACAGTGCACGATAATCTTTGCCCTTTTCATCTTCCTGTTGGTGTAAGACCAGAAAATGAGTTGAAAAGTGGCCTTAGTATCTCAACTTCTATGGAGGTTTTGGAGCCAAGAAGTGAGGATGTAGCCGAAGAGGACTCACTCGTAAGTTCAAGTATGTCTCCGTTGGGTTCGTTTACTGACGCAGGTTTTGAAGCTGTGAGGGATTTTTGCAATAATGCATCTATACTGGTAAAAGGTAGACAGAACAGTGTTCCGGAGAAGCAGGGTATACTCTCTATTCGTGCTGCATCTATGCTG GAAGCTGAAAGGGAATCACCAAAAAAGTGGAATCCTGTTATGGAGATACAATACAGAGGAGGAGTGTACAAGGGCCGATGCCAAGGAGGTCTTCCTGAAGGAAAG GGTCGTCTAGTCCTTGGGGATGGAAGCATATATGACGGTATGTGGCGCTATGGTAAGAGATCTGGTCCTGGTACATTCTACTTCAGTAATGGGGATGTGTTCCAGGGATCATGGAGGGATGACGTGATGCATGGCAAG GGTTGGTTTTATTTTCATACTGGTGATCGATGGTTTGCAAACTTCTGGAAGGGAAATGCCAATGGCGAAAGCCGCTTCTATTCAAAATCTGGCAATGTTCTTTTCGGCCATTTCCAGAAGGGATGGCGACATGGCCAATTTCTTTGTATCAATGTTGATGGCACAAG GACTCTTGAGATCTGGGATGAAGGTGTTCTTGTAGGTCGTGAGCAATTGGATAGCAATGCCAGTGCTGGGTGA
- the LOC120013029 gene encoding protein ACCUMULATION AND REPLICATION OF CHLOROPLASTS 3 isoform X2, whose translation MSLLFCFTFKMHSLMELPVFTSLHFVSRASLCHYPSKCGFYSHRFGRARFSYGNSKRCFRISMSTDGDCSEDDYGNSRGDRRAEPLFVDVIAIGSRKDAVLDFCVDSPFRSSQSLRFWSIVSKDSKNVQLQQQFLGEDLAPRSVDASLFLLSPSKTVILVASAGYGSDDITAIDILKAIGSANGFVVAIVLKPFSFEGQRRKDEVKVLLGKLKEHANFCIDIVTDMLLQKDFVTLDEALKTANNAVLLAINAISVLISEMHKKVVDGVHDNKKELSSMEVVKILERYKEAKIGFGAGNNMKASILQALYDCPFIGVGVKDINGIVICIVASSSLSNNSDVQALANSFRQTAEFEREIIISGVHEPNLEPGLLVTTIIALGCVEQQASQESNILFRLAQYFPFVFNLLRRHRSGSDDTEESNLFEKSRVPNVINLPESGSMRGKIALENVPADFDKYSEGPKTVMNSNYDDSCCSRDDDSWYDQGEAGIKSSSLNIHVSEGTPSFQRETLNCWDLGPGDQMAQEWAKERAASSSAVTVHDNLCPFHLPVGVRPENELKSGLSISTSMEVLEPRSEDVAEEDSLVSSSRQNSVPEKQGILSIRAASMLEAERESPKKWNPVMEIQYRGGVYKGRCQGGLPEGKGRLVLGDGSIYDGMWRYGKRSGPGTFYFSNGDVFQGSWRDDVMHGKGWFYFHTGDRWFANFWKGNANGESRFYSKSGNVLFGHFQKGWRHGQFLCINVDGTRTLEIWDEGVLVGREQLDSNASAG comes from the exons ATGTCTCTGCTTTTCTGCTTCACATTCAAAATGCACAGTTTAATGGAGCTTCCCGTTTTCACCAGTCTCCATTTTGTTTCTCGTGCATCTTTGTGCCACTACCCCTCCAAGTGCGGGTTCTATAGTCACCGTTTTGGTCGCGCGAGATTCAGTTATGGCAATTCCAAGAGGTGTTTCCGAATTTCGATGAGTACGGACGGAGATTGTTCCGAGGACGACTACGGAAATAGTAGAGGAGATCGTAGGGCGGAACCTCTTTTCGTAGACGTGATTGCCATTGGCAGCAGGAAGGACGCGGTGCTCGACTTCTGTGTGGACTCCCCTTTTCGGTCGTCGCAGTCGTTACGATTTTG GAGTATCGTTTCTAAAGATTCAAAAAATGTTCAATTACAGCAACAGTTTCTTGGAGAAG ATCTTGCTCCAAGGAGTGTGGATGCCTCATTGTTTCTACTGTCACCTTCAAAGACTGTTATCCTT GTGGCTAGTGCAGGATATGGTTCAGACGATATAACGGCAATTGATATTCTTAAAGCAATAGGATCTGCAAATGGATTTGTTGTTGCTATTGTTCTGAAACCCTTCAGCTTTGAAGGACAAAGGCGCAAAGATGAG GTCAAAGTTTTGCTAGGAAAGCTTAAGGAGCATGCTAATTTCTGTATTG ATATTGTCACTGATATGCTACTGCAAAAGGACTTTGTCACTCTGGATGAGGCTCTGAAGACTGCAAATAATGCTGTGTTGCTGGCCATAAATGCCATTTCTGTTCTAATATCT gAGATGCACAAAAAAGTTGTTGACGGAGTGCATGATAACAAGAAAGAACTCAGCTCTATGGAAGTTGTAAAA ATTCTGGAGAGGTATAAAGAAGCGAAAATTGGGTTTGGAGCTGGTAACAACATGAAAGCTTCAATTTTACAGGCTTTGTATGACTGCCCCTTCATTGGTGTGGGTGTAAAG GACATAAATGGCATTGTTATTTGCATTGTTGCAAGTTCAAGTCTAAGCAATAATAGTGATGTACAAGCCTTAGCGAATTCTTTTCGTCAAACTGCTGAATTTGAAAGGGAAATAATTATCTCAGGAGTCCATGAGCCTAACCTGGAGCCTGGTTTGCTTGTTACAACTATCATTGCACTCgg ATGTGTTGAACAACAGGCTTCGCAGGAAAGTAACATATTGTTCAGATTGGCCCAATATTTCCCTTTCGTTTTTAATCTTTTGAGGAGACACCGTTCAGGGTCGGATGACACTGAAGAGAGCAATTTATTTGAAAAGTCACGCGTTCCTAATGTTATAAATTTACCTGAATCTGGTTCTATGAGAGGTAAAATTGCTTTGGAGAATGTGCCTGCAGATTTTGATAAGTACTCTGAAGGACCCAAGACAGTAATGAACAGCAACTATGATGATAGTTGTTGTTCAAG GGATGATGATAGTTGGTATGATCAAGGAGAGGCTGGGATTAAGTCCTCTAGTTTGAACATACATGTTTCTGAAG GAACTCCTTCCTTCCAAAGGGAGACGCTTAATTGTTGGGACTTGGGGCCAGGAGATCAGATGGCACAAGAGTGGGCGAAAGAAAGGGCTGCTAGCTCAAGCGCTGTTACAGTGCACGATAATCTTTGCCCTTTTCATCTTCCTGTTGGTGTAAGACCAGAAAATGAGTTGAAAAGTGGCCTTAGTATCTCAACTTCTATGGAGGTTTTGGAGCCAAGAAGTGAGGATGTAGCCGAAGAGGACTCACTCGTAAGTTCAA GTAGACAGAACAGTGTTCCGGAGAAGCAGGGTATACTCTCTATTCGTGCTGCATCTATGCTG GAAGCTGAAAGGGAATCACCAAAAAAGTGGAATCCTGTTATGGAGATACAATACAGAGGAGGAGTGTACAAGGGCCGATGCCAAGGAGGTCTTCCTGAAGGAAAG GGTCGTCTAGTCCTTGGGGATGGAAGCATATATGACGGTATGTGGCGCTATGGTAAGAGATCTGGTCCTGGTACATTCTACTTCAGTAATGGGGATGTGTTCCAGGGATCATGGAGGGATGACGTGATGCATGGCAAG GGTTGGTTTTATTTTCATACTGGTGATCGATGGTTTGCAAACTTCTGGAAGGGAAATGCCAATGGCGAAAGCCGCTTCTATTCAAAATCTGGCAATGTTCTTTTCGGCCATTTCCAGAAGGGATGGCGACATGGCCAATTTCTTTGTATCAATGTTGATGGCACAAG GACTCTTGAGATCTGGGATGAAGGTGTTCTTGTAGGTCGTGAGCAATTGGATAGCAATGCCAGTGCTGGGTGA